ACTTGAAGGCTTTGTTGGAACCGCAAGGAAGGATTATCACATTCATTAGTGATCGTGGTGTTGGTTTGTTGAAGGCATTTGATCTCATTTTTCCTGGTAATCCTCATCTTTACTGTTATCATCATTTGCGATACAACCTTAGTCGAAAGTATAAGAACAAAGGAGGGgaaattgttgttgctgatgtgTTACAAAAATTCTTTAAAGTGGCTTATGCATCGACTGAGAAGTCTTTCtactttcatttaaaaaatttgagagatGAGGGTGGTGCTACTATTATTGATGAATTCATAAGGGAGATTCCATTGGAACATTGGTGCCGTGCTTTTTTTAAAGGTTGTCGGTATGGGATTATGGCAAATGGTATTGCTGAATCCTTTAATAACTGGATTGTTGCTGAGCGTTCACTGCCCCTTTTCGCTATGTTAGATCAAACAAGAATGAtagaaatgaagatgatgtcaGAAAAGAGTGTTAAGTCGAAATCTTGGACTACCAAGCTTACtcctaaaatggagaagaggctGAAAGAGCAGCTTGATAGGTCTCGTGTGTTCAGGCTGATTGCTTCCCATGAAAATGTTTATGAGGTTAGGAATGATAAGTACTCCTATTTCAGTGGACCTCTCTACTCGTACTTGTTCATGTGTGAAGTGGCAGATTAATTGCTTCCCATGCGCTCATGCACTTGCTGCTATACAAGGTGCAAGACTTGATGTGTATGATTTCATTGATCCTTATTTTACTGCTGAATACTATAGGATGTGTTATAGCTTTCCTATTGCACCTCTGAGTAACGTGGATGCCTTTTGTTCTTCCACTGAGGACTTTATACTACATCCTGTTACAAAGAGGCCGGCTGGGAGACCTAAATCAAAGAGGATAGCATCTGCTGGTGAGAAGAAGCTGATTCGATGCGGTCGCTGTAATAAGATGGGCCATCATAACAAGAAGAGCTGTACGAAACCTTTGAACATGTTGTTGTAGTTTCTTGTACATCCTTCTGGTTGTTAGTGgatgtttgaaatttgttgttttttggatgttttttgAACTATATTCAGATTTCTCTCTATTGTAAGGATTTTGATTGAAGATTTTTGTGATGTTCATTATTGTGGAATTCTCTTgacaatattattatattcATCTGTCCCAAGCATTAAAGTTCTAAGGGTCAGTTACTTTACACAagacctttttattttattttttttctgttcttcccTCCCAAGTAATAAACTTTACTGGGGTTAGTAATGTTTCCAAGTCGtcagatttacttgttctgcagcctaacacatactttactaaGGGTAGTAAGGGTAGTAAAGTTTCTAGAAcctcagttttttttgttctgcaccctagaacatactttactaggggtagtaatgtttccagagcataaaaaaacacaactaagggggtag
The DNA window shown above is from Fragaria vesca subsp. vesca unplaced genomic scaffold, FraVesHawaii_1.0 scf0510363, whole genome shotgun sequence and carries:
- the LOC101312110 gene encoding uncharacterized protein LOC101312110; its protein translation is AFDLIFPGNPHLYCYHHLRYNLSRKYKNKGGEIVVADVLQKFFKVAYASTEKSFYFHLKNLRDEGGATIIDEFIREIPLEHWCRAFFKGCRYGIMANGIAESFNNWIVAERSLPLFAMLDQTRMIEMKMMSEKSVKSKSWTTKLTPKMEKRLKEQLDRSRVFRLIASHENVYEWQINCFPCAHALAAIQGARLDVYDFIDPYFTAEYYRMCYSFPIAPLSNVDAFCSSTEDFILHPVTKRPAGRPKSKRIASAGEKKLIRCGRCNKMGHHNKKSCTKPLNMLL